A window from Kovacikia minuta CCNUW1 encodes these proteins:
- a CDS encoding Nif11-like leader peptide family natural product precursor translates to MTTTITTRTCSDLEQFYTELLTDPMLQERLKAATDPDSLCALAVELGKEKGYSFSKEEALAAMAIESAMGGEYLEVETLSHNQIEAYCVCVYPISEEQ, encoded by the coding sequence ATGACAACGACAATTACGACCCGGACCTGCAGTGATCTCGAACAATTTTATACAGAGCTGTTGACCGACCCGATGCTACAAGAACGGCTAAAAGCAGCGACCGATCCTGACAGTCTGTGTGCATTAGCTGTAGAACTGGGCAAGGAAAAAGGCTACAGCTTTAGCAAAGAAGAGGCATTAGCTGCGATGGCGATCGAGTCTGCGATGGGTGGAGAGTATCTGGAAGTTGAAACCCTGAGCCATAACCAAATCGAAGCTTATTGTGTATGCGTGTATCCGATTTCTGAGGAACAGTAA